Proteins from one Anthonomus grandis grandis chromosome 8, icAntGran1.3, whole genome shotgun sequence genomic window:
- the LOC126739792 gene encoding zinc finger protein 27-like, whose protein sequence is MFVVEINTNEEGLYFCPNCYKTYKYKTSVYTHLRNDCGKAPRYACKPCNFTCKFHHVLSRHFKTANHKKKQNAYSFSALNDKQPVIKIEIKDEPVEPNPILKHLLENRKPPAQPASVTTQTAPSTGCSKCDAEIACTLKCPFKGCTYIGKKPSYLKLHIRSVRRPKGKGNERCICGKTYYERKNLQRHQKLRCALLGLNPYTDLVELEDASSNFDYLDLHYIELPILRRPKGHGNHRCPCGLEKLYGCDRCGRSYKYLKSLKVHERVKCGKERNQFCPVCGAAFWHKQAVQKHLLHKVCLKKQVL, encoded by the exons atgttcgTTGTAGAAATTAACACGAATGAAGAGGGTCTTTACTTTTGCCCAAACTGTTATAAAACCTACAAATACAAAACGTCGGTGTACACCCATCTAAGGAACGACTGTGGTAAAGCACCCAGATATGCTTGCAAGCCCTGCAACTTTACATGCAAATTTCATCACGTGTTATCAAGACATTTTAAAACGGCCAACCACAAGAAGAAGCAGAATGCTTATAGTTTTTCGGCTTTAAACG ATAAACAACCAGTTATTAAAATCGAAATTAAGGACGAACCAGTCGAACCCAATCCAATTTTGAAACATCTATTAGAAAATAGGAAACCACCGGCACAACCTGCATCTGTAACAACACAAACTGCACCGAGTACTGGCTGTTCCAAATGCGATGCTGAGATAGCCTGTACACTAAAATGCCCTTTTAAGGGCTGCACCTATATTGGCAAGAAACCATCTTATTTGAAACTCCATATCA GATCTGTTAGAAGGCCAAAAGGTAAAGGAAATGAGAGGTGCATATGTGGCAAAACTTACTATGAAAGGAAGAACCTACAACGTCACCAAAAGCTGCGATGTGCTTTACTGGGGCTTAATCCTTATACCGATTTGGTTGAACTTGAGGACGCGTCGTCCAATTTTG acTACCTCGACCTGCATTACATAGAACTTCCGATTTTGAGAAGACCAAAGGGTCACGGCAACCATCGTTGTCCTTGTG GTTTGGAAAAACTATACGGATGCGATCGTTGTGGAAGAAGCTACAAATACCTTAAATCTCTAAAGGTTCATGAAAGGGTTAAATGTGGCAAAGAACGTAATCAGTTTTGTCCGGTATGTGGTGCGGCATTTTGGCATAAACAAGCGGTACAAAAACATTTGCTTCATAAGGTTTGTCTAAAGAAACAAGTGCTATAA
- the LOC126739791 gene encoding uncharacterized protein LOC126739791, with translation MILEAIELRIMAGIYSLEQLKAMMGTQNLFASYQPVLNHVLQKLVKIEEQNSQIIALLKEQRKTRGGLLPLKTECPIDHYDQLLDFIEEIEETQDAKHLLVSYLSSLGGEGVVSKTNRILKELMTDKLASEFNFCGGHHKRAFKELQIINIIIDAVKVTTKSSTLDIENAIKVWLKHAPQRIKIAAAKAEKRNRFC, from the exons ATGATTTTAGAGGCTATAGAATTACGGATAATGGCAG gcATTTACAGTTTGGAGCAACTTAAGGCTATGATGGGCACCCAAAACCTGTTTGCAT CGTATCAACCAGTTTTAAATCACGTAttacaaaaattggttaaaatagAGGAACAGAATAGTCAGATTATAGCTCTTCTAAAAGAGCAAAGAAAAACAAGAGGTGGATTACTACCCTTAAAAACCGAGTGTCCAATTGATCATTATGATCAATTGTTagattttattgaagaaataGAGGAAACACAAGATGCAAAGCATCTGTTG gtATCCTATTTGTCTAGTTTAGGAGGTGAAGGAGTggtttcaaaaactaatagaaTTCTTAAAGAATTAATGACTGATAAACTCGCTTCTGAATTCAACTTTTGTGGGGGTCATCATAAGAGAGCATTTAAGGAattacaaattataaatattataatag atgcaGTTAAGGTAACTACAAAGTCTTCAACCTTGGACATTGAAAATGCAATTAAAGTGTGGCTAAAACATGCTCCTCAACGGATAAAAATTGCAGCAGCAAAGGCCGAGAAACGAAATAGATTTTGTTAG